The segment TTTCAGTTTAAAGGACATTGATTTCCGCTCTGCTTGTTTTATAGAAGAAGCTAGAAAACAGGGAATAAAAGTTAAAGCAATGAAAGGTCCTTTTGGTTATATGAACCACTTTCAAATGCAACTGGGGAAGAAAAAATTTTCTTTTGAGGGTTTGCCTATTGCTGATTTTTTGAGCAAAAAAAACATTGAGCTTATTGATGATAAAAATTGGGTAAAGAAAAAATTAAAAAAAGAGGGGTTTCCCTTTGTTCCCGGAAGAGCATTTTGGTTTTGGGAGAAAGAAAAAGCTAAAAAATGGGCAATAAAAAAAATAGGATTTCCTTTAGTTGTTAAACCGCAAGCAGGTTCTTTCAGTAGACATATTACTACCAATATAAAATCAGAAGAAGAGCTTAATAAGGCTATTAATAAAGCTATTAAATACTCCCCTACTTTCATAGTAGAGGAATTTATGGCTAATACCGATGTTTATCGAGCTACAGTGATTGATTTTAAATTAAAGGGCTGCGCTGAAAGAATTGCGGCGAATGTAAAGGGAGATGGCCTTCATTCTATTTCAGAATTAATTGAGATTAAAAATAAACATCCTTACCGTGGAACGGCTCGAGGCAATGAGTCCCCTCTTTGCAAGATAATCGTGAGCAAAACTACTGAGAAATTATTAAAAGAGAAAAATTATAGTTTAGATTCTATCCCATCTAAAGGAGAGATAGTTTATTTAGAAGAAAATCCTTTTGTTAGATTGGGTGCTGACGTTATTGAAGTATTAGATAAAA is part of the Parcubacteria group bacterium ADurb.Bin159 genome and harbors:
- the cphA gene encoding Cyanophycin synthetase → MIKRKEKRFCPDCGLPAIFHFWTWIEGLIERLIPNKFSNFVPKKIELWMEDLVEKLFISLHIITLKDDFSLKDIDFRSACFIEEARKQGIKVKAMKGPFGYMNHFQMQLGKKKFSFEGLPIADFLSKKNIELIDDKNWVKKKLKKEGFPFVPGRAFWFWEKEKAKKWAIKKIGFPLVVKPQAGSFSRHITTNIKSEEELNKAINKAIKYSPTFIVEEFMANTDVYRATVIDFKLKGCAERIAANVKGDGLHSISELIEIKNKHPYRGTARGNESPLCKIIVSKTTEKLLKEKNYSLDSIPSKGEIVYLEENPFVRLGADVIEVLDKTHPDNIKLFQDIAKFFEARVVGIDFLAEDIALSWKKQKCAVLELNSLPCIEIHQFPSSGKPQNIAAALVQMVFKYYL